Proteins found in one Candidatus Tisiphia endosymbiont of Beris chalybata genomic segment:
- the gatA gene encoding Asp-tRNA(Asn)/Glu-tRNA(Gln) amidotransferase subunit GatA, with product MREINKLTIAQALKALKSKEVTSTELTQAHIDEMLKQKELNAYITETIDIALEQAKSSDQNYLNGTARPLEGIPVAIKDLFCTKGILTTAGSKMLSNFIPTYESTVSHRIQNNGTVILGKANMDEFAMGSANITSYFGPVISPWKAIDAPSTPLVPGGSSGGSSAAVSAFLAMAALGSDTGGSVRQPASYTGIVGFKPTYGRCSRYGMIAFASSLDHAGILTRTVEDAALMLQVMMGFDEKDSTSINSAVPELQSACQKSIKGTKIGIPLDLMQQEGVHPDILRMWNKTIDILKNEGAEIKDISLPYSKYALAAYYVIAPAETSSNLSRYDGIRYGLQIEGEATSIDQMYEKIRTTGFGAEVKRRIMIGTYLLSSSFINDYYLKAQKIRYLIADDFKKAFKEVEAIILPTTPTEAFDLGTKQDNPVTMYLNDLFTIPPSLAGLPCCSVPVSLSARGLPLGMQVIGKPLNEYDTLRVAASIERGVQDINFTYTRSGKMHR from the coding sequence ATGCGCGAAATAAACAAATTAACTATAGCCCAAGCTCTCAAAGCTTTAAAGAGCAAAGAAGTTACCTCTACTGAGTTGACGCAGGCCCATATTGATGAGATGCTCAAGCAAAAAGAATTAAATGCCTATATTACTGAAACAATCGATATAGCGCTAGAGCAAGCTAAAAGTTCTGATCAAAATTATCTTAATGGTACTGCAAGACCATTAGAAGGTATTCCTGTAGCTATAAAAGATTTGTTTTGTACAAAAGGGATATTAACCACTGCTGGCTCCAAAATGCTTAGTAATTTTATTCCAACTTATGAATCTACTGTGAGTCATAGAATTCAAAATAATGGTACAGTAATTCTAGGGAAAGCTAATATGGATGAGTTCGCTATGGGCTCAGCTAATATTACTAGTTATTTTGGGCCTGTTATTAGCCCTTGGAAGGCGATAGATGCTCCCTCCACTCCGTTGGTACCTGGGGGCTCATCTGGGGGATCCTCAGCGGCCGTTAGCGCGTTTTTAGCTATGGCTGCCCTAGGTAGCGATACGGGGGGATCGGTACGTCAACCAGCTAGTTATACAGGAATTGTAGGATTTAAGCCAACCTATGGGCGGTGCTCTAGGTATGGGATGATAGCTTTTGCTAGCTCTCTTGATCATGCGGGAATATTAACTAGAACGGTAGAAGATGCTGCGTTAATGTTACAGGTAATGATGGGGTTTGACGAGAAAGATTCCACTTCTATTAATTCTGCAGTACCAGAATTACAATCTGCTTGCCAAAAAAGTATAAAAGGAACAAAAATAGGTATTCCTTTGGATCTCATGCAGCAAGAGGGAGTGCATCCAGATATTCTGAGAATGTGGAACAAAACTATTGATATTTTGAAAAATGAGGGAGCAGAGATTAAGGATATCTCCCTGCCCTATTCTAAATATGCTTTAGCTGCTTATTATGTTATAGCACCTGCCGAAACTTCCTCGAATTTATCAAGATATGATGGTATAAGATATGGGCTTCAGATAGAGGGCGAGGCTACATCTATTGATCAAATGTATGAAAAAATTAGAACCACTGGTTTTGGCGCGGAAGTTAAAAGACGTATTATGATCGGTACATATTTGCTTTCCTCCTCATTTATAAATGACTATTATTTAAAAGCGCAAAAAATACGCTATTTGATCGCTGATGATTTTAAGAAAGCTTTTAAAGAAGTGGAAGCAATAATTTTACCCACCACTCCCACTGAAGCTTTTGATTTAGGGACAAAACAAGATAACCCGGTGACAATGTATTTAAATGATTTATTTACTATTCCGCCTAGCCTTGCAGGCCTGCCATGCTGTTCTGTACCAGTGAGCTTATCGGCGCGCGGATTACCGCTTGGTATGCAAGTAATAGGTAAACCTCTAAATGAATATGATACATTGCGAGTCGCAGCTTCTATAGAGCGAGGGGTGCAGGATATAAATTTTACTTACACAAGGTCAGGTAAAATGCATAGATAG
- the gatC gene encoding Asp-tRNA(Asn)/Glu-tRNA(Gln) amidotransferase subunit GatC, with protein sequence MITDEELKKIAKLAKFKLTQEELDTYANQLSNIMQMIDVFKEIDCDNVQPLSSVCDMEQRMRKDEIVSEDISEQLFANLPEAQGNIVRKMKCYIVPKVVE encoded by the coding sequence ATGATTACAGATGAAGAATTAAAAAAAATAGCAAAGTTAGCAAAATTTAAGTTAACTCAAGAAGAATTAGACACTTATGCTAACCAGTTGTCTAATATCATGCAGATGATCGACGTGTTTAAAGAAATAGACTGCGATAATGTTCAACCATTAAGCTCAGTTTGTGATATGGAGCAACGAATGCGGAAGGATGAGATAGTGTCGGAGGATATTTCTGAGCAATTATTTGCTAATCTTCCTGAAGCACAAGGTAACATTGTACGAAAAATGAAGTGTTATATAGTACCAAAAGTAGTGGAGTAA
- the frr gene encoding ribosome recycling factor: MDKTISKELRSKMDSSMKILDHELQGLRTSRASINLLDPIQVEAYGSKMPLAQVASLSTPDARTLAIQVWDKTMVKAVEKSIVEANLGLTPASDGQLIRITVPLLTEQRRKELVKFAYKYGENAKIALRNIRRDGNEELKKLEKDNTITKDDHHHLSEEIQKLTDEYSNKIDLQVKQKEQEILTI, from the coding sequence ATGGACAAAACCATATCTAAAGAGTTAAGATCAAAAATGGATAGCTCAATGAAAATTTTAGATCATGAGCTACAAGGCTTACGCACCAGCAGAGCTTCTATTAACTTACTTGACCCTATACAAGTAGAAGCATATGGGAGCAAAATGCCTTTGGCGCAAGTAGCTAGCCTTTCCACCCCTGATGCTAGAACTCTTGCAATACAAGTATGGGATAAAACTATGGTAAAAGCAGTAGAAAAATCTATTGTTGAGGCCAATCTAGGTCTCACTCCTGCCTCGGATGGGCAATTAATTAGAATTACTGTTCCTCTTCTTACTGAGCAACGACGTAAAGAATTAGTAAAATTTGCCTACAAATATGGCGAAAATGCTAAAATTGCTTTGCGCAATATTAGAAGAGATGGAAATGAGGAATTAAAAAAGTTAGAAAAAGATAATACTATTACCAAAGATGATCACCATCACCTGTCCGAAGAAATACAAAAATTAACTGACGAATATTCTAATAAAATAGATTTACAAGTTAAACAAAAAGAACAGGAGATATTGACTATTTGA
- the pyrH gene encoding UMP kinase, with amino-acid sequence MSSLKYKRVLLKISGEALMGDKQYGHEYAEIIRIAEDIKEAIQLGVQVGIVVGGGNIYRGTDVQFGMERAAGDYIGMLATVINALTLQNIMESLGIFTRVLSAIPMMSVCEPYIRRKAKRHIEKGRVVIFAGGTGNPFCTTDSAGVLRAIEMNCDLLLKGTKVKGVYDADPAKYPNAIKYDTISYANLLNNNLQVMDIAAVAVARENNLPIMVFSIKEKGNFARVLREQGDYTKIQAS; translated from the coding sequence ATGTCATCTCTTAAATATAAGCGAGTGTTACTAAAAATTTCTGGCGAAGCCTTAATGGGAGATAAGCAATATGGTCATGAATATGCTGAAATTATCCGGATAGCTGAAGATATAAAAGAAGCAATCCAACTTGGTGTACAGGTTGGAATTGTGGTAGGAGGGGGTAATATCTACCGGGGCACCGATGTTCAGTTCGGTATGGAAAGAGCCGCTGGCGATTATATTGGGATGCTGGCTACAGTAATAAATGCCTTGACTTTACAAAATATTATGGAGAGTTTAGGAATTTTTACTAGGGTTTTATCTGCCATCCCTATGATGAGTGTTTGTGAACCTTATATACGTCGCAAAGCAAAAAGACATATAGAAAAAGGAAGAGTAGTAATCTTTGCTGGAGGAACTGGTAATCCCTTTTGTACTACCGATAGTGCAGGTGTGTTACGTGCAATTGAAATGAACTGTGATTTACTACTAAAAGGCACTAAGGTAAAAGGGGTATATGATGCGGATCCTGCTAAATATCCTAATGCTATTAAATACGATACTATAAGTTATGCTAATCTTTTAAATAATAATTTACAAGTCATGGATATTGCGGCTGTGGCTGTGGCTAGGGAAAATAACTTACCAATCATGGTATTTTCTATTAAAGAGAAAGGTAATTTTGCAAGAGTACTGCGCGAGCAAGGAGATTATACTAAAATTCAAGCAAGTTAA
- the prfA gene encoding peptide chain release factor 1: MSFSNNLTKILNKYQELSKKLASGIVGEEFIKASKEYADLEEIVETITKYNRAISDLQDTKGMLNEADLDNDTGNMINEEIRQLENLIPKLERAVKLSLLPKDAADSKNAIIEIRAGTGGEEAALFAASLFNMYLRYAELKNWKVEILSINDTGIGGYKEASALIKGKAVFSKLKFESGVHRVQRVPETESSGRIHTSAATVAVLPEAQEVDIKIDDKDLRIDTYRASGAGGQHVNTTESAVRITHLPTGIVVALQDEKSQHKNKAKAMKILRSRVYEAERHKKDMERAEVRKGQVGSGDRSERIRTYNFPQGRVSDHRINLTLYKIEEVVKNGQLDEFIEALISDDEARKLSEV; this comes from the coding sequence ATGAGCTTTTCTAATAATCTAACAAAAATTCTCAATAAATACCAGGAACTATCCAAGAAACTAGCTAGCGGGATAGTTGGAGAAGAATTTATCAAAGCTTCCAAAGAATATGCAGATTTAGAAGAAATTGTGGAAACCATTACTAAATATAATAGAGCTATTTCTGATCTTCAAGATACTAAGGGGATGCTGAATGAAGCCGATCTTGATAATGATACTGGAAATATGATAAATGAGGAAATACGTCAATTAGAAAATCTTATCCCTAAGCTTGAGCGAGCAGTAAAATTATCCTTATTACCTAAGGATGCCGCAGACTCCAAAAATGCTATTATTGAAATTAGAGCGGGTACAGGTGGAGAAGAAGCTGCATTATTTGCGGCCAGCTTATTTAATATGTATTTAAGATACGCTGAGCTAAAAAATTGGAAGGTTGAAATATTATCAATCAACGATACAGGAATTGGAGGGTATAAAGAAGCCTCAGCATTAATAAAAGGGAAAGCAGTATTTTCTAAGCTTAAATTTGAATCAGGAGTGCACCGCGTACAAAGAGTACCAGAGACGGAATCTAGTGGGAGGATACATACCTCTGCTGCTACCGTGGCAGTATTACCGGAAGCGCAGGAGGTAGATATTAAAATTGATGATAAAGATTTGAGGATTGATACCTACCGGGCATCAGGCGCAGGAGGGCAGCACGTCAATACTACCGAGTCCGCTGTAAGGATTACCCATCTCCCAACTGGAATTGTAGTGGCTCTCCAAGATGAAAAATCACAGCATAAAAATAAAGCAAAAGCTATGAAAATTCTTCGTTCTAGGGTTTATGAAGCGGAGCGCCATAAAAAAGATATGGAGAGAGCAGAAGTGCGTAAAGGTCAAGTTGGGTCTGGGGATCGCTCTGAAAGAATTCGCACCTATAATTTCCCCCAAGGAAGGGTATCGGACCACCGTATTAATCTAACTCTCTATAAAATAGAGGAAGTAGTAAAAAACGGACAGTTAGATGAATTTATTGAAGCATTAATTTCGGATGATGAAGCACGAAAACTGTCGGAAGTATAG
- a CDS encoding pyruvate dehydrogenase complex dihydrolipoamide acetyltransferase, with protein MPIKILMPALSPTMLEGNIAKWLKQEGDKIVPGDIIAEIETDKATMEIEAVEEGILSKIIIPQGTENVPVNSLIAVLLEEGEDSAAIDNLILQNNSAPLTIPSAETKLVNQGKLITPEQVIAIDPPPPFPINQTSRVFASPLAKRLAVLENIDLTKLQGSGPQGRIIKQDIISYSSRRTSSNQIVDLKRNNEEYRLLPNNNIRKIIAKRLLDSKLTIPHFYLSIECNMDKLLDLREDINKSLMEDRNIKTSLNDFIILAVANALKHIPEANASWDEAAIRYYNNVDVAVAVAIDNGLITPIVRNADQKDIISLALELQSLIQKARDNKLSPAEFQGGSFSVSNLGMYNIKNFGAIINPPQSCILAVGASTKRPVVRNDQIQISTIMDVTLSADHRVIDGTIGAKFLAAFKKFIESPALMLI; from the coding sequence ATGCCAATAAAAATCTTAATGCCTGCCTTGTCTCCTACAATGCTAGAAGGGAATATTGCCAAGTGGCTCAAACAGGAAGGAGATAAAATTGTTCCTGGGGATATTATAGCCGAGATAGAGACGGATAAAGCTACTATGGAAATAGAAGCCGTAGAAGAAGGGATTTTAAGTAAAATTATTATCCCTCAGGGAACAGAAAATGTTCCAGTAAATTCTCTGATAGCTGTACTACTTGAGGAAGGAGAAGATAGCGCAGCAATAGATAATTTGATTCTCCAAAATAATTCCGCCCCTTTAACAATTCCAAGCGCAGAAACTAAACTAGTAAACCAAGGGAAACTAATAACACCAGAGCAAGTAATAGCGATTGACCCTCCTCCTCCCTTCCCCATTAATCAGACCTCTCGAGTATTTGCCTCGCCTTTAGCTAAAAGACTGGCAGTTCTTGAAAATATAGACCTTACAAAACTACAAGGTAGCGGTCCTCAAGGCAGAATAATAAAACAAGATATAATTTCTTATTCTTCCAGGAGAACCAGTAGTAATCAAATTGTAGACTTAAAAAGAAATAATGAGGAATATAGGTTACTACCCAATAATAATATCCGTAAGATTATTGCTAAGCGTTTACTTGACTCTAAATTAACTATCCCTCATTTCTACCTTTCAATAGAGTGTAATATGGATAAGCTACTTGACTTGAGGGAGGATATCAATAAATCTTTGATGGAAGATAGAAATATTAAAACTTCACTTAATGACTTTATTATTTTAGCAGTAGCTAACGCTTTGAAGCATATACCTGAAGCAAATGCTAGCTGGGATGAGGCAGCTATCCGCTATTATAATAACGTAGATGTAGCCGTGGCTGTTGCAATAGATAATGGTTTGATCACTCCAATAGTTAGGAACGCAGATCAAAAGGATATTATATCTTTAGCCCTTGAATTACAATCATTGATTCAAAAAGCGCGAGACAACAAACTATCACCTGCTGAATTTCAGGGAGGGAGTTTTAGCGTCTCTAACCTCGGAATGTATAATATTAAAAATTTCGGCGCCATTATTAACCCCCCCCAGAGCTGTATTTTAGCAGTAGGGGCAAGTACCAAGCGCCCTGTAGTCAGAAATGATCAAATACAAATTTCCACTATCATGGATGTTACCTTATCCGCAGATCATAGGGTGATTGATGGTACTATAGGAGCCAAGTTTTTAGCGGCATTTAAGAAATTTATAGAAAGCCCTGCTTTAATGTTGATATAA
- the infC gene encoding translation initiation factor IF-3, with the protein MFGVKSSNFPKANREIRASQVRLVDENGEMLGIVSIRDALERAEKANLDLVEISPNAEPPVCKILDFGKYKYENKKRIHDAKKKQKAIVLKEMKFKPNISQGDFEIKLRKIKDFLKEGDKVKISLWFKGREIIHNDIGMKLFARITLDLEGIAKIDSAPKMEGKQITMLVSPDPLKTH; encoded by the coding sequence ATTTTTGGAGTTAAAAGCAGTAATTTTCCGAAGGCTAACAGGGAAATTAGGGCTAGTCAAGTTCGTTTAGTCGATGAAAATGGTGAAATGCTTGGAATCGTTAGCATTAGAGACGCTTTAGAGCGCGCAGAAAAAGCTAATTTAGATTTAGTAGAAATTTCTCCAAATGCGGAACCACCCGTATGTAAAATCTTAGATTTTGGTAAATATAAATATGAAAATAAAAAGCGTATTCATGATGCTAAGAAAAAACAAAAAGCAATTGTTCTGAAGGAAATGAAGTTTAAGCCAAATATCAGCCAAGGTGATTTTGAAATAAAACTTCGGAAAATAAAGGATTTTTTAAAAGAAGGAGATAAAGTAAAAATTTCTTTATGGTTTAAAGGTAGAGAAATTATCCATAATGATATTGGCATGAAACTATTTGCTCGTATAACCCTAGATCTTGAGGGTATTGCTAAAATAGATTCAGCACCTAAAATGGAAGGTAAGCAGATAACAATGCTAGTCAGCCCTGATCCCTTAAAAACTCACTAA
- the rnc gene encoding ribonuclease III, with protein sequence MSSPKKLQQTLAYSFNNNDLLIEALSHPSLKQHISKYGDQRNYERLELLGDSIINFFITEILFKNHLTYDEGKIAKIRSYLVSKELLCKIAAKLNLSDYIIMTHGEEILGGRNNLNNVENAMEALIAAIYLDSNIETTKKILYGLWQEFLSITDLTGYDSKSTLQELVQKKGTSKPLYEVIKREGLPHSPIFTVLVTVELHDVNHSIQKYHQTGTGPTMKAAEKEAARKLINMINLSPVNISM encoded by the coding sequence ATATCTAGCCCTAAGAAATTGCAACAAACGCTAGCTTACAGCTTTAATAATAACGACTTATTAATTGAAGCATTAAGCCACCCTTCCCTAAAACAGCATATCTCTAAATATGGAGACCAAAGAAACTATGAACGTTTAGAATTATTGGGTGACTCGATAATTAACTTTTTTATCACAGAAATTCTGTTTAAAAATCATCTTACTTATGATGAAGGAAAAATAGCTAAAATTAGATCTTACTTAGTATCCAAAGAGTTACTATGCAAAATTGCCGCTAAACTCAATTTATCCGACTATATTATCATGACTCATGGAGAAGAAATTTTGGGAGGTAGGAATAATCTGAACAATGTAGAAAATGCTATGGAGGCGTTAATTGCCGCTATTTATCTTGATAGCAACATTGAAACCACTAAAAAAATATTATACGGGTTGTGGCAAGAGTTTCTATCTATTACTGATTTAACTGGTTATGATTCTAAGAGTACTTTACAGGAGTTGGTTCAAAAAAAGGGAACTAGCAAGCCTTTATATGAAGTAATAAAGAGAGAAGGCCTGCCCCACTCCCCTATTTTTACTGTTTTAGTAACAGTGGAATTACATGATGTTAACCACTCTATTCAGAAATATCATCAAACCGGTACCGGGCCTACTATGAAAGCCGCAGAAAAAGAAGCTGCACGCAAATTAATTAACATGATTAATCTAAGTCCTGTAAATATTTCAATGTGA
- the lepB gene encoding signal peptidase I — MNKTNIIPDQNTQIPNLFSLILVILLALLVRTFVMELFFVPSGSMKPTILENDYIFSTKYSYGYSRYSFPFSPNIFSGRIFKADPQRGDIIVFRPPNNMGIRYIKRLIGLPGDKVQIINDLLYVNGKAVERTASGIYTSESGKVYKKFKETLPNGVSYITYQLQKFPEAVVTEDSSFEVPEGKYFFLGDNRDESRDSRMDLGYVPFENCIAKARFIIFSTQEKLWKDEVPLIDQIFDIKTWMRVVPWITSIRLNRLFKPLSGASQMAARTDSLK; from the coding sequence ATGAATAAGACTAATATAATACCCGACCAAAATACTCAAATTCCGAATTTATTCTCTTTAATTTTAGTAATATTGTTAGCCTTATTGGTTAGAACTTTTGTTATGGAGCTCTTTTTTGTGCCTTCCGGCTCTATGAAACCTACCATATTAGAAAATGACTATATTTTTTCTACCAAATATTCTTACGGTTATAGTAGATATTCTTTCCCATTTAGCCCTAATATTTTTAGTGGGCGAATATTTAAAGCTGACCCTCAAAGGGGAGACATAATTGTTTTCCGTCCTCCTAATAATATGGGTATACGTTATATTAAAAGGTTAATTGGTTTGCCTGGAGATAAAGTACAAATAATTAATGATTTACTATATGTAAATGGCAAAGCTGTAGAACGGACAGCAAGCGGGATATATACTAGCGAGTCTGGAAAAGTTTATAAAAAATTTAAAGAAACCTTACCCAATGGGGTAAGTTACATTACCTATCAATTACAAAAGTTCCCAGAAGCAGTAGTAACAGAAGACAGTAGCTTTGAAGTACCAGAGGGAAAATATTTTTTTCTTGGCGATAACAGAGATGAGTCTCGGGATAGTAGAATGGATCTAGGATATGTACCATTTGAAAATTGTATTGCTAAAGCGCGCTTTATTATATTTTCTACCCAAGAAAAATTATGGAAAGATGAGGTACCATTAATAGACCAAATATTTGATATTAAAACGTGGATGCGCGTTGTCCCGTGGATTACTTCCATAAGACTTAACCGGTTATTTAAGCCTCTATCTGGAGCATCCCAAATGGCTGCTAGGACTGATTCACTAAAATGA
- a CDS encoding energy transducer TonB yields the protein MKNNIDTFSIAFIASIIIHLLIIYFFLFGLPLLFPKVPEEQVIVFEMLPISSKANVPNKIKQNYKALENEVAKKVVQSKAEPVEEKKPEPTPEEKPELVKDKKPEPVAEKKPEPTPEEKPEPVKESKPKPVEEKKPEPTPEEQPVEKKQIAAKKKTLDQTELDSLLKNLEQSSEGSNSKTANKARPKEKLEAHDSKGPYDANLSLSISEISLIKQQIEKHWNIPIGVQNIEQARVILYIAFNQDGSITEVTVKEAICPTIPHNACNALSDSAVRAVWKASPINNLDPKRYNIWKEFNFDFNPSKIIR from the coding sequence ATGAAAAATAATATTGATACTTTTTCTATTGCTTTTATTGCTTCTATTATAATACATTTGCTAATAATATATTTCTTTTTATTCGGTCTACCTCTCTTATTCCCTAAGGTCCCTGAAGAACAAGTAATAGTTTTTGAGATGTTACCAATAAGTAGCAAAGCGAACGTACCTAATAAAATCAAGCAAAATTATAAAGCTTTAGAAAATGAAGTAGCTAAAAAAGTTGTTCAAAGTAAAGCTGAACCAGTAGAGGAAAAGAAGCCTGAGCCTACACCAGAAGAAAAACCTGAACTAGTAAAAGATAAGAAGCCTGAGCCAGTAGCAGAAAAAAAGCCTGAACCTACACCAGAAGAAAAACCTGAGCCAGTAAAAGAAAGCAAACCTAAACCAGTAGAAGAAAAGAAGCCTGAACCTACACCAGAAGAACAACCTGTAGAAAAGAAACAAATTGCCGCTAAAAAGAAAACTCTTGATCAAACTGAGCTAGATTCATTACTGAAAAATTTAGAACAATCCTCTGAAGGGAGCAATTCTAAGACGGCTAATAAAGCAAGGCCAAAAGAAAAGTTAGAGGCCCATGACTCAAAAGGCCCATATGATGCTAATTTGTCATTATCGATTAGTGAAATATCTTTAATAAAGCAACAAATTGAAAAACATTGGAATATTCCTATTGGAGTACAAAATATTGAACAAGCACGGGTGATTTTATATATAGCATTTAACCAAGATGGTAGCATTACAGAAGTAACAGTAAAAGAAGCTATATGCCCTACAATACCCCATAATGCTTGTAATGCTCTATCAGATAGTGCTGTACGAGCTGTATGGAAGGCAAGCCCTATCAACAACTTAGACCCAAAGCGTTATAATATATGGAAAGAGTTTAATTTTGATTTCAACCCTAGTAAAATAATAAGATAA
- the tolR gene encoding protein TolR has product MASSLQKPNNQRARQSLVSEINVTPLVDVMLVLLIIFMITSPMLVSGVNVDLPSTTSSPLAGQDEPLVISINNKGELYLLESKISRQNLANKLSNITKEKKDTRIFVRGDKNVSYGEVVEIVAEIHAAGFTKVALISNIKSNEK; this is encoded by the coding sequence ATGGCTTCTAGTTTACAAAAACCAAATAATCAAAGAGCCAGGCAATCTTTAGTGAGTGAAATTAACGTTACTCCCCTGGTAGATGTCATGTTAGTTTTACTGATTATTTTCATGATTACCTCTCCCATGTTAGTATCAGGTGTTAATGTTGATTTACCTAGTACTACTTCTAGCCCACTTGCAGGGCAGGATGAACCGTTGGTTATTAGTATTAATAATAAGGGGGAATTATATTTATTAGAAAGTAAAATTAGCAGACAAAATTTAGCTAATAAACTTTCTAATATTACTAAGGAAAAAAAAGACACTAGAATTTTTGTGCGCGGCGATAAAAACGTGTCATATGGTGAAGTAGTGGAGATAGTAGCTGAAATTCATGCGGCAGGCTTTACCAAAGTAGCACTGATTTCAAATATTAAATCTAATGAAAAATAA
- the tolQ gene encoding protein TolQ, whose protein sequence is MTTSNNINDAVEITAQSNSSILSLVSSADIIGKSVILLLVIASIWAWAVIIDKLINLSYLKKRIASFEATFWSGVLLDQLYESVKRAINNPLAAVFIAAMNECKRQNSKNLTDNLKISHKERIIQSMYLVKNREIERLEQNLSFLAITASSTPFIGLFGTVWGIMHSFQSIAASKNTSLAVVAPGIAEALLATAIGLFAAIPAVIFYNYLSAQITKIHNKIDDFINELNSILTRAIDEEKM, encoded by the coding sequence ATGACTACCTCTAATAATATCAATGACGCTGTAGAAATTACCGCACAAAGCAATTCATCAATTCTTTCTCTTGTATCATCTGCGGATATTATAGGCAAATCAGTGATATTACTTTTAGTAATTGCCTCTATTTGGGCATGGGCAGTAATTATAGATAAGCTGATTAATTTATCTTACTTAAAAAAGCGAATAGCCTCTTTTGAAGCTACTTTCTGGTCCGGGGTACTCCTAGATCAACTCTATGAATCTGTTAAGAGGGCTATCAATAACCCTTTAGCTGCTGTGTTTATAGCAGCAATGAATGAATGTAAACGCCAAAACTCAAAAAATCTAACGGATAATCTTAAAATAAGCCATAAAGAACGCATTATCCAATCTATGTATTTAGTCAAAAACCGTGAAATAGAAAGATTAGAACAAAATCTTAGTTTCTTAGCAATTACTGCTTCTAGTACCCCCTTTATCGGCTTATTCGGGACTGTTTGGGGGATTATGCATAGTTTTCAATCCATTGCAGCGTCAAAAAACACTTCTCTTGCGGTAGTAGCTCCGGGTATAGCGGAGGCTTTACTTGCTACTGCTATTGGCTTATTTGCTGCAATACCGGCGGTTATTTTTTATAATTATCTTTCTGCGCAGATCACTAAAATTCATAATAAAATAGATGATTTCATTAATGAGCTTAATTCTATCCTAACTCGCGCGATAGATGAGGAGAAGATGTAA